The Thermococcus celericrescens genomic interval TCCTGCCGTGGATGAGCATGTTCTCGTAGGCGGTAAGTTCCCTATCCACGCTCGGATCCTGAAAGACTATCCCTATCTTCCTCCTAACTGCTATAGGTTCCCTGGCAACGTCGTGGCCCGCAACTATGGCCTTTCCGGCCGTCGGCTTCAACAGTGTCGTGAGGACGTGGACGGTTGTGGTCTTTCCTGCCCCGTTGGGGCCCAGAAAGGCAAATATCTCGCCCCGCTTCACATTGAACGATATCCCTCTAACGGCTTCAAAGTCCCCGTACTTCTTCACGAGATTATCAACCTCAATCGCGTTCATACCTTTCACCTCCAAGAAGAATCAGCCTCAGCTCCCTCGCGCAGCCGGTGAAGAGCCTCCTAATCATCTCCCTCTGCTCGTCCGTCAGTTCGTCCACGGACTCAAAGAGCTCCTTGAAGGCCGCCCTAAGCTCGTCGCCTCCCAGCTCAAGGAACGCCTTGTAGGCGCGCATCCTGCGCTTTGCCTCGGCGAGATCCTCAGCGTGCTCCGCGAGGTAGTCCAGCCCCTTCTCGGTGATCACGTAGGTCTTTTTCTCCCTCTCACCCCTGCTGGCCACCTCAATCAGGCCGCTTCTCCGCAGGGACGCGAGGATAGGATAGACCGTCCCCGCGCTCAGCTTCATGCCGTATCTTCCTTCCAGC includes:
- a CDS encoding PadR family transcriptional regulator; its protein translation is MERPNFRGHMKVLILDLLREPMHGYGIMAELEGRYGMKLSAGTVYPILASLRRSGLIEVASRGEREKKTYVITEKGLDYLAEHAEDLAEAKRRMRAYKAFLELGGDELRAAFKELFESVDELTDEQREMIRRLFTGCARELRLILLGGERYERD